A section of the Agrobacterium tumefaciens genome encodes:
- a CDS encoding GGDEF domain-containing protein yields the protein MISGLFRDDRSPGFAQKVNESSHQFNTWGLIFGAVLYDLYIFVDMTLVPEIIWLDLIVRLVVITPVLFLYFPIRHYALQARPDAVVHEVLHAIGCMVVVGSIMFIYANARTSSASEYYMGIVTVVLYMNTIHRQPFPVALLGTVGCMTVFIIGMDYVTVTSEVAKVPAIMCSIGISAVSLFAAYRIEKVERRDYLASLREKTLLQQIQTANHELQRISNTDQLTGIRNRRSFDEAVREISGSDRPRALILLDVDYFKNYNDSEGHVAGDDCLRRVAGRLRGTLRKDDGDRRFIARYGGEEFVVLLDDCVVAAAIRIAERLRLAVIDEAIPHPNRPDGRNVVTVSLGVAVSESSTELIDETLRRADMALYEAKRRGRDRLVLDPGRKAAMAGPPELGCMKPRDTSSNGRDVGTEFDVGRSGI from the coding sequence GTGATTTCCGGTTTGTTTAGAGATGACCGTTCGCCGGGCTTTGCTCAGAAAGTCAACGAAAGCAGCCATCAGTTCAATACATGGGGGCTGATTTTCGGTGCCGTTCTCTATGATCTGTACATTTTCGTCGACATGACACTCGTGCCCGAGATCATCTGGCTTGATTTGATCGTCCGTCTGGTGGTCATCACGCCGGTGTTGTTCCTTTATTTCCCCATTCGGCATTATGCGCTTCAGGCGCGACCGGATGCGGTGGTGCATGAGGTTCTTCATGCCATCGGCTGCATGGTCGTTGTCGGATCCATCATGTTCATCTACGCCAACGCCCGGACCTCGTCGGCGAGCGAATATTACATGGGCATCGTCACCGTCGTCCTCTACATGAACACGATACACCGGCAGCCCTTTCCAGTGGCTTTGCTTGGCACCGTTGGCTGCATGACGGTTTTCATCATTGGCATGGACTATGTCACGGTCACGAGTGAAGTGGCCAAGGTTCCGGCAATCATGTGCTCCATCGGTATCAGCGCCGTCTCGCTGTTTGCGGCCTATCGCATCGAGAAGGTGGAGCGAAGGGATTATCTGGCGTCCCTGCGTGAAAAGACATTGCTGCAGCAGATTCAAACCGCAAACCACGAACTTCAGCGGATCTCCAATACCGACCAGCTGACCGGCATCCGCAACCGGCGCAGCTTCGACGAGGCCGTGCGTGAAATCTCGGGCAGCGACAGGCCGCGCGCACTCATCCTTCTCGATGTCGATTATTTCAAGAATTACAACGATTCGGAGGGGCACGTGGCAGGAGACGACTGTTTGCGCAGGGTCGCCGGAAGGCTGCGCGGCACGCTGCGCAAAGACGACGGCGACAGACGTTTCATCGCCCGCTACGGCGGTGAGGAATTCGTGGTTCTTCTCGACGATTGCGTCGTCGCAGCTGCAATCAGGATCGCCGAAAGACTGAGACTGGCCGTCATTGATGAGGCCATTCCCCATCCGAACCGCCCCGACGGCCGCAATGTCGTCACCGTCAGCCTCGGTGTTGCGGTCTCCGAAAGCAGCACGGAACTCATCGACGAGACGCTCAGGCGGGCAGATATGGCGCTCTACGAGGCAAAACGTCGAGGCCGGGACCGCCTGGTTCTCGACCCCGGGCGGAAAGCCGCGATGGCCGGGCCGCCGGAACTGGGCTGCATGAAGCCCCGTGACACGTCATCGAATGGCAGAGATGTGGGGACGGAATTTGACGTTGGGCGGAGCGGCATTTGA
- a CDS encoding Gfo/Idh/MocA family protein has product MSATKLAIVGVGKIVRDQHLPAISGNPDFELICTASRHGTVEGVASFGTIEAMLEAVPDIEAVSLCMPPQYRYEAAHAALNAGKHVFLEKPPGATLSEVQDLVRLADTKGLSLFASWHSRYAPAVEAAKAFLGSTKINSVHVIWKEDVRHWHPNQEWIWQAGGLGVFDPGINALSIITHILPHALFLTKATLEFPENRDAPIAADLHFSDVLKTPVHAEFDWRQTGKQSWDIVAETAAGQMVLSEGGAKLSIDGEEKLSQPEREYPALYERFSEIIKAGRSDVDLAPLTHVADAFLLGRHKFVDSFYD; this is encoded by the coding sequence ATGTCAGCCACAAAGCTTGCCATCGTCGGCGTCGGCAAAATCGTTCGCGACCAGCACCTTCCGGCCATTTCCGGCAATCCCGATTTCGAATTGATTTGCACCGCAAGCCGCCACGGCACAGTCGAGGGGGTTGCTTCCTTCGGCACGATCGAAGCGATGCTCGAGGCTGTGCCTGATATCGAAGCCGTGTCCCTGTGCATGCCGCCGCAATATCGCTATGAGGCCGCTCATGCCGCTCTGAATGCCGGCAAGCACGTCTTCCTCGAAAAGCCGCCGGGCGCCACTTTATCGGAAGTACAGGACCTCGTTCGGCTTGCCGATACCAAAGGCCTGTCGCTATTTGCCAGCTGGCACTCGCGCTATGCGCCGGCGGTCGAGGCCGCAAAAGCGTTTCTGGGGTCTACGAAGATCAATAGCGTTCACGTCATCTGGAAAGAAGATGTTCGCCACTGGCACCCGAACCAGGAATGGATCTGGCAAGCAGGCGGTCTCGGCGTGTTCGACCCCGGCATCAATGCGCTTTCCATCATCACGCACATCCTGCCGCATGCGCTGTTCCTCACCAAGGCAACGCTGGAATTCCCGGAGAACCGCGACGCCCCGATCGCAGCTGACCTGCACTTCTCCGACGTCCTGAAAACACCCGTCCATGCCGAGTTCGACTGGCGCCAGACCGGCAAGCAGAGCTGGGATATCGTCGCGGAGACCGCAGCCGGGCAGATGGTGTTGTCTGAAGGCGGCGCGAAGCTCTCGATCGACGGGGAAGAAAAGCTGTCGCAGCCGGAGAGGGAATATCCCGCCCTTTACGAGCGCTTCTCGGAAATCATCAAGGCTGGCCGCTCCGACGTCGATCTTGCGCCGCTGACCCATGTGGCCGACGCTTTCCTGCTCGGCCGTCACAAATTCGTAGATTCTTTCTACGACTGA
- a CDS encoding sensor domain-containing diguanylate cyclase, with translation MGQAISRPDGEMERLVAVRSIMPFKNAEMPELKVLSQLGQGIFGVSRAAIHIVDEDWLHIAEQAGMELSECPRDLSICTRVVSRKDVVVIADLTKHPDFRFMPYVKGGPELRSYAGAPIELEPGLVVGSFCLVDTETREFSQAEIDSLRGFALLAAALLRLQKANFTMSLAERELRDAAMTDPLTGFYNRKALDAVVDSQLGLALLANQAFGVLYLDLDGFKTINDTLGHPAGDRVLTEAAARIRDVIRDEDIVVRMGGDEFAIFIPPPSSAAMLNGVAERLLAAFRNPFDIDGQEVSARLSIGGALAPQAGTDRATLLRSVDEALYQAKKSGRDRFVSRAL, from the coding sequence ATGGGACAGGCAATTTCACGGCCAGACGGCGAAATGGAGCGTCTGGTTGCTGTGCGGTCGATCATGCCTTTCAAGAATGCCGAAATGCCGGAATTGAAGGTGCTGTCGCAACTGGGGCAGGGGATCTTCGGGGTGTCCCGGGCGGCGATCCATATTGTTGACGAGGACTGGCTTCATATTGCCGAACAGGCGGGAATGGAGCTGTCGGAATGCCCGCGCGACCTGTCGATCTGCACCCGCGTCGTCAGCAGGAAAGATGTGGTGGTTATCGCTGACCTGACGAAGCATCCGGATTTTCGTTTCATGCCCTATGTGAAGGGCGGCCCTGAACTGCGTTCCTATGCCGGTGCGCCGATCGAGCTGGAGCCGGGTCTTGTGGTCGGCTCCTTTTGCCTGGTCGATACCGAGACGCGGGAATTTTCGCAGGCGGAAATCGATAGTCTGAGAGGCTTTGCCCTGCTGGCCGCTGCGCTTCTGCGGCTCCAGAAAGCCAATTTCACGATGAGCCTCGCTGAACGGGAGCTGCGTGACGCGGCGATGACCGATCCGCTGACGGGATTTTATAATCGCAAGGCTCTGGATGCGGTTGTCGACAGCCAGCTGGGCCTCGCCCTGCTTGCAAACCAGGCCTTCGGCGTCCTCTATCTTGATCTCGATGGGTTCAAGACCATCAACGACACGCTGGGCCATCCGGCGGGCGATCGTGTGCTGACGGAGGCCGCGGCGCGCATCCGTGACGTGATCCGCGACGAAGATATCGTGGTGCGAATGGGCGGTGATGAATTCGCGATTTTCATACCCCCACCGAGCAGCGCCGCGATGTTGAATGGAGTGGCGGAGCGGCTGCTGGCCGCTTTCCGCAATCCTTTCGATATTGACGGGCAAGAGGTCAGCGCGCGTCTCAGCATCGGCGGTGCACTGGCCCCGCAGGCAGGCACGGACCGCGCCACGCTTCTGCGCAGTGTCGACGAAGCGCTGTATCAGGCCAAAAAATCCGGGCGCGACCGCTTCGTCAGCCGCGCCCTGTGA
- a CDS encoding DNA polymerase III subunit chi — MTEILFYHLTESKLEDALPPLLEKSLERGWKVAVQTVDEDRRDFLDTHLWTFRDDSFLPHATDTAPGPESQPILLMASDENANAAGVRFLVDGAEPPAVEAYERVVFMFDGYDAYQLEMARNHWKRLKAEGHALTYWQQSPEGRWQKKA, encoded by the coding sequence ATGACGGAAATCCTGTTCTATCACCTGACGGAATCGAAGCTGGAGGACGCGCTGCCGCCTTTGCTTGAGAAATCGCTGGAGCGCGGCTGGAAGGTCGCGGTCCAGACGGTGGATGAGGACCGGCGGGATTTTCTAGACACGCATCTGTGGACCTTTCGGGACGACAGCTTCCTGCCGCACGCCACCGATACGGCCCCCGGACCGGAGAGCCAGCCGATTCTCCTGATGGCATCAGACGAAAACGCCAATGCAGCGGGCGTCCGCTTTCTCGTCGATGGTGCGGAGCCGCCTGCGGTGGAGGCCTATGAGCGCGTCGTCTTCATGTTTGACGGCTACGACGCCTACCAGCTGGAAATGGCGCGAAATCACTGGAAGAGGCTGAAAGCGGAGGGACACGCATTGACCTACTGGCAGCAGTCGCCGGAAGGTCGCTGGCAGAAAAAAGCGTGA
- a CDS encoding leucyl aminopeptidase: MSAKFDISFANAASLENALAIALQASGEGQAVAGASEADPGSVIERAAKIAGFSAKAMTTLDIIAPQGSSADRLLVIGLGKPAKLAAHDWLRAGGTAAAHFKKAEKVVIYLDAPGVEVGGQAAGDFALGLMLRAYSFDAYKTKKKSDDEKAPKKVDVIIVTAAHKEAEKAFAASEAVAGGVILARDLVNLPPNVLGPVEFAEKAEELRKLGVEVEVLGEKELKKLGMNALLGVAQGSARPPRLAVMQWNGGSKKDEPIAFVGKGVVFDTGGISLKPGLNMEDMKGDMGGAAAVTGLMHTLAARKAKANVIGVIGLVENMPDGNAQRPGDIVASMSGQTIEIINTDAEGRLVLADALWYTKERFNPKFMINLATLTGAITVALGNLQAGLFSNDDELASRLAQAGEVTAEKLWRMPLHKDYDKIIDSKFADMKNSSGRLAGSVTAAQFLKRFVGDTPWAHLDIAGTAMGSPLTEINQSWGSGYGVRLLNELVRAHYED, from the coding sequence ATGTCCGCCAAATTCGATATTTCTTTCGCCAACGCCGCCTCACTGGAAAATGCATTGGCCATCGCGTTGCAGGCCTCGGGTGAGGGGCAGGCCGTTGCCGGTGCTTCGGAGGCTGACCCGGGCAGCGTGATCGAAAGGGCAGCGAAGATTGCCGGTTTTTCCGCAAAGGCCATGACGACGCTCGATATTATCGCGCCGCAGGGCTCGAGCGCCGACCGTTTGCTTGTCATCGGTCTTGGCAAACCGGCAAAGCTTGCTGCGCACGACTGGCTGCGCGCTGGCGGGACTGCGGCTGCCCATTTCAAGAAGGCGGAGAAGGTCGTCATCTATCTGGATGCGCCGGGCGTCGAGGTTGGCGGACAGGCGGCTGGCGATTTTGCGCTTGGCCTGATGCTGCGCGCCTATAGCTTCGATGCCTACAAGACCAAGAAGAAGTCGGACGACGAGAAGGCGCCGAAAAAGGTCGACGTCATCATCGTCACCGCCGCTCATAAGGAGGCCGAGAAGGCCTTCGCCGCGTCGGAAGCTGTCGCCGGAGGCGTTATTCTCGCGCGCGATCTCGTCAATCTGCCGCCGAACGTTCTCGGACCTGTCGAATTTGCGGAGAAGGCTGAAGAGCTGCGCAAGCTTGGAGTCGAGGTTGAAGTCCTCGGGGAAAAGGAACTGAAAAAGCTTGGCATGAACGCGCTTCTTGGCGTGGCGCAGGGGTCTGCCCGTCCGCCGCGGCTGGCAGTGATGCAGTGGAACGGCGGCTCAAAGAAGGATGAGCCCATCGCCTTCGTTGGCAAGGGCGTCGTTTTCGACACCGGTGGGATTTCGCTGAAGCCCGGCCTCAATATGGAAGATATGAAGGGCGACATGGGAGGTGCTGCGGCCGTCACCGGACTGATGCACACGCTGGCTGCCCGCAAGGCCAAGGCAAACGTGATCGGCGTTATCGGCCTGGTCGAGAACATGCCCGACGGCAACGCCCAGCGCCCCGGCGATATCGTCGCCTCCATGTCCGGCCAGACCATCGAGATCATCAATACGGATGCGGAGGGTCGGCTGGTTCTGGCAGACGCGCTCTGGTACACCAAGGAGCGTTTCAACCCGAAATTCATGATCAATCTCGCGACGCTCACGGGCGCCATCACCGTGGCGCTCGGCAACCTGCAGGCCGGCCTGTTCTCCAATGATGACGAATTGGCCAGCCGGCTTGCGCAGGCAGGCGAGGTAACGGCGGAAAAACTGTGGCGCATGCCGCTCCACAAGGATTACGACAAGATCATCGATTCCAAATTCGCCGACATGAAGAACAGCTCGGGCCGCCTGGCGGGCTCCGTCACGGCCGCGCAGTTCCTCAAGCGCTTCGTGGGCGACACGCCATGGGCGCATCTCGACATCGCCGGCACGGCCATGGGCTCACCGCTGACCGAAATCAACCAGTCATGGGGCTCGGGTTACGGTGTGCGTCTTTTGAACGAACTCGTTCGCGCCCATTACGAAGATTGA
- a CDS encoding LptF/LptG family permease yields the protein MKLLENYILRRTTQMFLVALLPVLAIIWTIQVLQRINLVTDTGQSMGSFMALATMILPTLIPVVLPFALVIGITQIFTTMNNDSELAIIDAAGAPRSVMYRPVLILAAVLSALSFTITNFIEPPARNSARQMVAAAYADLLSSVIEEKTFRTIQDGLYVQIAQRQGRILKGLFVADRRDPNFDLIYYAKEGMIDESGTSLTMRDGEVQQKTPDGKVSIVKFLSYAFDLSTMSEKQDSEPSLSPGDASLGFLLSPDENNASYKRSPETFRSELHKRLSDWMFAFSFALISLVIAADARSHREARMHPMVAALVTAFVLRWLGFYVTNQVKQSVAFIPLVYAVPGLSGAAAAFVLITGRKPKMPKVVTDVTGRLRRLFSSRLARNSGSGNA from the coding sequence ATGAAGCTTCTCGAGAACTATATCCTGCGGCGGACAACGCAGATGTTTCTGGTCGCGCTGTTGCCGGTGCTGGCCATCATCTGGACCATCCAGGTTCTCCAGAGAATCAATCTCGTGACCGATACGGGTCAGTCGATGGGCTCCTTCATGGCGCTCGCGACGATGATCCTGCCCACGCTCATTCCCGTGGTGCTTCCTTTTGCGCTGGTCATCGGCATTACCCAGATCTTCACGACGATGAATAATGATTCCGAGCTGGCGATCATCGATGCGGCCGGTGCGCCGCGCTCGGTGATGTATCGCCCCGTTCTCATTCTCGCCGCCGTACTGAGCGCGCTGTCCTTCACCATCACCAATTTCATCGAGCCGCCTGCCCGCAATTCGGCCCGCCAGATGGTCGCAGCCGCTTATGCCGACCTCCTTTCCTCGGTGATCGAGGAGAAGACCTTCCGCACCATTCAGGACGGTCTCTACGTGCAGATTGCGCAGCGCCAGGGTCGTATTCTCAAGGGCCTGTTCGTCGCTGACCGCCGTGATCCGAATTTCGATCTCATCTATTATGCCAAGGAAGGCATGATCGATGAAAGCGGCACGTCGCTGACAATGCGCGACGGCGAAGTGCAGCAAAAGACGCCCGACGGCAAGGTATCGATCGTCAAGTTCCTGTCCTATGCGTTCGATCTGTCCACCATGTCGGAAAAGCAGGATTCGGAGCCCTCACTGTCCCCTGGCGATGCCAGCCTCGGCTTCCTGCTGTCGCCAGACGAGAATAATGCCAGCTACAAGCGGTCGCCGGAAACCTTCCGAAGCGAATTGCACAAACGCCTGTCGGACTGGATGTTCGCCTTTTCCTTCGCGCTGATTTCCCTCGTCATTGCCGCCGATGCCCGCTCACACCGCGAGGCGCGCATGCATCCGATGGTCGCGGCCCTGGTGACGGCCTTCGTACTGCGCTGGCTCGGGTTCTACGTTACCAATCAGGTGAAGCAGAGCGTGGCGTTTATTCCATTGGTTTACGCCGTCCCCGGCCTTAGCGGTGCTGCGGCTGCCTTCGTGCTGATCACCGGCCGCAAACCGAAAATGCCGAAGGTGGTAACCGACGTGACGGGTCGTCTGCGCCGCCTCTTCTCCAGCCGTCTGGCGCGCAATTCGGGGAGCGGCAACGCATGA
- the lptG gene encoding LPS export ABC transporter permease LptG: MIFNTLARYFLKRYLVTAIWFVIGVSSIIYLADFSETARRMSGLPGYSVPAALGLTALRLPLILQQTIPFIALFVGMTTLISLNRRYELVVTRAAGISAWQFILPFVLGAIFIGILSVLVLNPIAAWGQNKSLAMEAGLRNEQGGGRQQQIIPWMRQSSGGKDTIIGAKSFEDNGTLLLDVVLIDLDKDGNIVSRKDAKSAKLEDGYWLLNGVSETRAGHVPVRQDSMQISTNLRQEFVQERMTQTETVAFFDLSHKIEVAKSFGLSSKALETQYHFLLSTPLLLVAMTLIAATVSLKFSRFAQSRSVILGGIVSGFVLYVVTVLVRAFGSGGVVPPTVAVWVPVVVALALGATILLHQEDG, translated from the coding sequence ATGATCTTCAATACGCTCGCCAGGTATTTCCTGAAACGATATCTCGTGACCGCCATCTGGTTCGTGATTGGCGTGTCCTCAATCATCTACCTTGCCGATTTTAGCGAGACCGCACGTCGCATGTCCGGCCTGCCCGGCTATTCCGTTCCCGCCGCCCTCGGCCTGACTGCGCTTCGGCTGCCATTGATCCTGCAGCAGACGATACCCTTCATTGCGCTTTTCGTCGGCATGACGACGCTCATCTCGCTCAACCGGCGTTACGAACTGGTGGTGACGCGCGCCGCTGGCATTTCCGCCTGGCAATTCATCCTGCCCTTCGTGCTTGGCGCCATATTCATCGGCATTCTCTCGGTGCTCGTTCTTAACCCGATCGCCGCCTGGGGCCAGAACAAGTCGCTGGCAATGGAAGCCGGGCTGCGCAACGAGCAGGGCGGCGGGCGACAACAGCAGATCATTCCCTGGATGCGTCAGTCGAGCGGCGGCAAGGATACGATCATCGGCGCCAAGAGCTTCGAGGACAACGGAACGCTGCTTCTCGACGTGGTTCTTATCGACCTCGACAAGGACGGCAACATCGTCTCACGGAAGGATGCGAAGTCCGCTAAATTAGAAGATGGTTACTGGCTTCTTAACGGGGTTTCGGAAACCCGCGCGGGACATGTGCCAGTTCGGCAAGACAGCATGCAGATCAGTACCAATCTGAGACAGGAATTCGTCCAGGAGCGCATGACGCAGACGGAAACCGTTGCTTTCTTTGATCTTTCTCACAAGATCGAAGTCGCAAAGTCCTTTGGACTATCTTCAAAGGCGCTTGAGACGCAGTATCATTTCCTGCTATCGACGCCCCTGCTTCTGGTTGCGATGACCTTGATCGCCGCGACCGTTTCATTAAAGTTCAGCCGCTTCGCCCAGTCGCGCTCCGTGATTCTGGGTGGAATCGTTTCCGGCTTCGTGCTTTATGTAGTAACCGTGCTCGTAAGGGCATTCGGGAGTGGTGGCGTTGTCCCTCCCACCGTCGCGGTCTGGGTTCCAGTCGTCGTGGCGTTGGCATTGGGGGCAACTATTCTGCTTCATCAGGAGGACGGCTAG
- a CDS encoding LPS-assembly protein LptD, which yields MAVIDRGNIRRLWTALLTGAAVCAYLASSPVAFGQDGLLASASQDDSKLLLTANELTYNRDSQRVIAKGVVQMKYSGYRMVAQQVEYNQQTGRVIAHGNIELVEPGGNKIYADEMDVTDDFGQGFVNALRVETTDNTRIAGESAERLEGDVMVLNNGVYTACLPCAQRPEKAPLWQVKAERVIQDGKTHTVRLEKARLQLFGHSIAYVPFLTVPDNTVKRKSGFLFPQMSMTNKLGFGFGVPYFQVLSDTSDVTITPTYYTKQGLLLQAELRQRFETGMHTLTIAGISQQSSETFIAGTSDALNDQRGMVASKADFSINPRWAFGWDAMVQSDNNFSRTYSLKGYKNDVQTNQIYLSGTSERNSFDARGYYFNVQDTDNSELKERKQAIVHPAVDYRYFLPDPVYGGELSLTTNFTSISRSTQDSYAMGGYPRFNGLEGSYTRWTTEAEWKRTITMDSGLQITPIFAARGDALWTDMTAASFTSGGTSYAYEGTIHDDAALRGMVTGGLEVRYPWLFTALNSSHVIEPIAQIFVRPNEQYAGRLPNEDSQAFVFDATNLFERDKFSGFDRIEGGTRANLGFRYNGTFNNGYGVRAIAGQSFHLAGENSFASYDLLNVGADSGLESDRSDYVAMAAFDAPIGLSLSSSLRLDKDNFEINRSETGISYSDRRINGRLSYTQVKAQPKYGYNEDRDIIQASGSLRMDDNWSLFGAINYDINGKFAAERRIGIAYQDECTILTVSYSDEGNINSSRQAANDWSINARLAFRTLGDISVGSANEDWNEMDIGWKPNNY from the coding sequence GTGGCGGTAATTGACCGCGGGAATATCAGGCGGCTTTGGACGGCCCTTCTGACAGGTGCCGCTGTGTGCGCGTATTTGGCATCCAGCCCGGTCGCTTTCGGCCAGGATGGATTGCTCGCGTCGGCAAGCCAAGACGATTCGAAACTCCTGCTCACAGCAAATGAACTGACCTATAATCGTGATTCCCAGCGCGTCATCGCGAAGGGCGTCGTGCAGATGAAATATTCGGGCTACCGTATGGTTGCCCAGCAGGTCGAGTATAACCAGCAGACAGGCCGCGTGATTGCCCATGGCAACATCGAGCTGGTCGAGCCGGGCGGCAACAAGATCTATGCCGACGAGATGGACGTGACCGACGACTTCGGTCAGGGCTTCGTCAATGCGTTGCGCGTCGAGACCACGGACAACACCCGCATTGCCGGTGAGAGCGCCGAGCGTCTCGAAGGCGATGTCATGGTACTGAACAATGGCGTCTACACCGCCTGTCTGCCCTGCGCGCAGCGCCCCGAAAAGGCGCCGCTGTGGCAGGTGAAGGCCGAGCGCGTCATTCAGGATGGCAAGACCCACACGGTGCGGCTGGAAAAGGCCCGCCTGCAGCTCTTCGGCCATTCGATTGCCTATGTGCCGTTCCTGACCGTTCCGGACAACACGGTGAAGCGGAAGTCCGGTTTCCTGTTTCCGCAGATGAGCATGACGAACAAGCTCGGCTTCGGTTTCGGCGTGCCCTATTTCCAGGTTCTCTCCGACACCTCCGACGTGACGATCACGCCGACCTACTATACCAAGCAGGGACTGCTGCTGCAGGCCGAGCTGCGCCAGCGCTTCGAGACCGGCATGCACACGCTGACGATTGCCGGCATCAGCCAGCAGTCTTCGGAAACCTTCATCGCCGGCACCAGCGACGCGCTGAACGATCAGCGTGGCATGGTTGCGAGCAAGGCCGACTTCAGCATCAATCCGCGCTGGGCCTTCGGCTGGGACGCGATGGTCCAGTCCGATAACAACTTCTCGCGGACATACAGCCTGAAGGGCTACAAGAACGACGTCCAGACCAACCAGATTTATCTGAGTGGAACCAGCGAGCGTAACAGTTTCGACGCACGCGGTTACTATTTCAACGTTCAGGACACCGATAATTCCGAGTTGAAGGAGCGCAAGCAGGCGATCGTTCACCCGGCCGTCGATTATCGTTACTTCCTGCCGGATCCGGTCTATGGCGGCGAACTGTCGCTGACGACCAACTTCACGAGCATCAGCCGGTCGACGCAGGATTCCTACGCGATGGGCGGCTACCCGCGCTTCAACGGCCTGGAAGGTTCCTACACGCGCTGGACCACTGAAGCAGAGTGGAAGCGCACCATCACCATGGATAGCGGCCTGCAGATCACGCCGATCTTCGCGGCGCGCGGCGATGCGCTGTGGACTGACATGACGGCGGCAAGCTTTACCTCTGGTGGCACCTCCTACGCCTATGAAGGCACGATCCATGATGATGCGGCGTTGCGCGGCATGGTCACCGGCGGTCTCGAAGTGCGTTATCCCTGGCTGTTCACGGCGCTCAACAGCAGCCACGTGATCGAGCCGATCGCGCAGATTTTCGTGCGCCCGAACGAACAATATGCCGGCCGTCTTCCGAACGAAGATTCGCAGGCCTTCGTGTTTGACGCTACCAACCTGTTTGAACGCGACAAGTTCTCCGGCTTCGACCGGATCGAAGGCGGCACGCGCGCCAATCTCGGCTTCCGTTACAACGGCACATTCAACAATGGTTACGGTGTTCGCGCCATTGCCGGCCAATCCTTCCATCTGGCGGGCGAAAATTCCTTCGCTTCCTACGATCTGTTGAACGTCGGCGCCGACTCCGGCCTCGAATCCGATCGTTCGGATTACGTCGCCATGGCCGCTTTCGACGCACCGATCGGGCTGTCGCTGTCCTCAAGCCTGCGGCTCGACAAGGACAACTTCGAAATCAACCGGTCGGAAACGGGCATCAGCTATTCGGATCGCCGTATCAACGGCAGGCTGAGCTATACGCAGGTCAAGGCACAGCCAAAATACGGCTATAACGAAGACCGCGATATCATTCAGGCATCCGGCTCCCTGCGGATGGACGACAACTGGTCTCTGTTCGGCGCCATCAACTATGACATCAACGGCAAATTTGCCGCTGAGCGCCGGATCGGCATTGCCTATCAGGATGAGTGCACGATCCTGACCGTCAGCTATTCAGACGAAGGCAACATCAATTCCAGCCGACAGGCCGCCAATGACTGGTCGATCAATGCCCGTCTGGCCTTCCGCACGCTGGGCGACATCAGTGTCGGCTCGGCGAACGAGGACTGGAATGAGATGGATATTGGCTGGAAGCCGAACAATTACTGA